From a single Mobula birostris isolate sMobBir1 chromosome 13, sMobBir1.hap1, whole genome shotgun sequence genomic region:
- the LOC140207496 gene encoding probable G-protein coupled receptor 139 codes for MLEAFYSMRKIYYMIIFIIGVPVNLVAIVILSRGKCGLSKCTTRYLVAMATADLLTIIFEVILWRVSYYYFPGTFLDITPLCSVISTLGVAATDCSVWFTVSFTVDRFVAICCQKRKAKYCTGKTAAVVLTTTGALLCFKNVPIFFRYRPVKVIDNIPWDCIIKPIYYTHPGWVGYDWLATVLMPLLPFVLILTLNALTVRHILVTSRVRKGLRGQSKAENRSDPEMESRRRSVILLLTISGSFIILWSVNVTEFLYYTVAVLDQNNYNDSEYIFQHSGEMLMLLSCCTNTFIYGVTQSRFREQFIRAAKYPLTSIILLINKQNI; via the exons ATGCTTGAAGCATTTTACAGCATGAGAAAAATATATTACATGATCATTTTCATTATTGGTGTTCCTG tgaatttagtggcgattgtgatcctgtcccggggaaagtgcggactCTCGAagtgcaccactcgctacctggtggccatggcaacggCGGATCTACTCACCATCATCTTTGAggtgatattgtggcgggtcagttattattacttccccgggactttcctggacatcaccccccTATGCAGTGTGATCTCTACTCTGGGAGTggcagccacagactgttctgtctggttcactgtcAGTTTTACggttgatcggtttgtcgccatctgtTGCCAGAAACGGAAAGCaaagtattgcaccgggaaaactgcggctgtggttctgacaacaaccggcgctctgctctgttttaaaaatgtgcCCATCTTCTTTCGATATCGTCCTGTGAAAGTGATTGacaatataccctgggactgtattATAAAGCCGATCTACTATACGCATCCCGGCTGGGTGGGATATGACTGGCTCGCTACCGTTCTTATGCCATTACTCCCATTCGTGTTAATACTGacgctcaacgctctgacagtcagacacattttagtgaccagtcgcgtccgtaaggggctgaggggtcagagcaaggcggagaaccgcagtgacccggagatggagagcaggaggaggtctgtgatcttacttctcaccatctccggaagcttcatcatcctgtggtcggtgaaTGTTACCGAATTCCTTTATTACACAGTTGCCGTATTGGATCAAAATAATTACAACGATTCggaatacattttccaacactctgGAGAGATGCTGATGctattaagttgctgcacaaacacgtttatttatggggtaactcagtccaggttcagagagcagttcatccGCGCAGCGAAATACCCGCTCACGTCAATTATTCTACTCATTAATAAACAAAATATCTAA